One Streptomyces drozdowiczii DNA segment encodes these proteins:
- a CDS encoding PadR family transcriptional regulator, whose translation MSLKYAVLAALLEGEASGYDLAKVFDVSVANFWSATPQQLYRELDRLAEHGLIEARVVEQERRPNKRLFTLTPAGRDALGAFTAEAPRPTAIRDELLVMIQAVDIGDADAVRASVEERMEWARAKLARYERLRLRLLDGRDEAAFLAGTDRVGPYLTLMRGRSFEEENLRWGGRVLEILELRSPAPAMGGADAL comes from the coding sequence ATGTCCCTCAAGTACGCGGTCCTGGCAGCCCTGCTCGAAGGCGAGGCGTCCGGATACGACCTGGCGAAGGTCTTCGACGTCTCGGTGGCGAACTTCTGGTCGGCCACCCCCCAGCAGCTCTACCGGGAACTCGACCGGCTCGCCGAACACGGTCTGATCGAGGCGCGTGTGGTCGAGCAGGAGCGCCGGCCGAACAAGCGGCTCTTCACACTGACACCGGCCGGCCGCGACGCGCTCGGCGCTTTCACCGCCGAAGCGCCCCGGCCGACGGCCATCCGGGACGAACTGCTCGTGATGATCCAGGCCGTGGACATCGGCGACGCCGACGCGGTACGCGCTTCGGTCGAGGAGCGCATGGAGTGGGCGCGCGCCAAGCTCGCCCGCTACGAACGGCTGCGCCTGCGCCTGCTCGACGGCCGCGACGAGGCGGCGTTCCTCGCCGGGACCGACCGGGTCGGCCCCTATCTGACCCTGATGCGCGGCCGGTCCTTCGAGGAGGAGAACCTGCGCTGGGGCGGGCGCGTCCTGGAGATCCTGGAACTCCGTTCGCCGGCACCGGCGATGGGCGGCGCGGACGCGCTCTGA
- a CDS encoding nuclear transport factor 2 family protein, which produces MLAFRKAVEAHDLAAVEAALADDVVFTSPVAFKPYPGKPVTAAILRHVSEVFGDFRYVREMASPDGRDHALVFTAKVGDREITGCDFLHLNEEGLIDDLMVMVRPLSAAQALAAEMGARFEQISREAAAG; this is translated from the coding sequence ATGCTCGCTTTCCGCAAGGCCGTCGAGGCGCACGATCTGGCGGCGGTCGAGGCCGCGCTGGCCGATGACGTCGTCTTCACCAGCCCGGTGGCGTTCAAGCCCTATCCGGGGAAGCCGGTCACGGCCGCGATCCTGCGGCACGTCTCGGAGGTGTTCGGGGACTTCCGCTACGTACGGGAGATGGCGAGCCCGGACGGGCGCGACCACGCGCTCGTCTTCACCGCGAAGGTCGGCGACCGGGAGATCACCGGTTGCGACTTCCTGCACCTGAACGAGGAGGGCCTGATCGACGACCTCATGGTGATGGTCCGCCCCCTGTCGGCCGCGCAGGCGCTGGCCGCGGAGATGGGGGCGCGGTTCGAGCAGATCAGCCGGGAGGCGGCGGCGGGCTGA
- a CDS encoding SpoIIE family protein phosphatase → MGNVGPAIDSAEERLDEAVACAVRETGAAVAMLYLLPPGESTLRLAVLAGIPAEIADPWLRVPLSAPIPVSDAVKDRHLVWLGSQEELARRYPRPALVLPYRFALAAAPLVVGAEALGGLVLLWPGSHPAQLTPQERAAVHDCCGEAARVLYEAREQGRPVKAGAGPRVLPPVTAPPPAHTEAVAAADFLGRLPGGCCTLDMHGRITFLTETGAELVGGRVEDLVGTLPWESLRWMADPLFEDQYRGAMISREPMSFVALRPPDQWLSFRLYPDASGISVYITPVSGPHAPALPTATGAAASPSAPGRAVALYHLMHLAATLTEAVGIQDVVELIAEQLVPAFRIQALAVLTVAEGRLRIEGHRGFGDELMECFEGAPLTSGAPVAQVLNTGVPAFYRTFDEFRRAFRPASLQEGLAACAFLPLFASGRPVGTLVFGYDRTRPFEPEERALLTSIAGLIAQALDRARLYDTKEQLAHSLQAHLLPHTLPRIGGLDVAARYLPATRGMGIGGDFYDVIPLDATTAAAAIGDVQGHNVTAAALMGQVRTAVHASAGAPPAEVLARTNRLLADLDADLFTSCLYVHLDLAGHRALLATAGHPPPLLRHPGGETEVLRLPPGLLLGVDRDARYPTTEIPLPPGAALALYTDGLVEVPGADIDRSTAALAEQFGLNTGRPMEAVADSLVRYAKEVTPGSDDIALLLIEALRGEGG, encoded by the coding sequence ATGGGCAATGTCGGACCCGCCATCGACTCGGCGGAGGAGCGTCTGGACGAGGCGGTGGCATGTGCCGTGCGCGAGACGGGCGCCGCCGTGGCCATGCTCTATCTGCTGCCACCCGGCGAATCGACGCTCCGGCTCGCCGTGCTGGCCGGGATTCCGGCGGAGATCGCCGATCCCTGGCTGCGGGTGCCGCTGTCCGCGCCCATACCGGTGTCGGACGCGGTGAAGGACCGGCACCTGGTGTGGCTCGGCAGCCAGGAGGAGCTGGCCAGGCGGTATCCGCGCCCCGCGCTCGTCCTGCCGTACCGCTTCGCGCTCGCCGCCGCGCCCCTGGTCGTCGGGGCGGAGGCGCTGGGCGGTCTCGTACTGCTGTGGCCCGGCTCGCACCCGGCGCAGCTGACGCCGCAGGAGCGTGCGGCGGTGCACGACTGCTGCGGCGAGGCGGCGCGGGTGCTGTACGAGGCGCGGGAGCAGGGCCGCCCGGTGAAGGCGGGCGCCGGACCGCGGGTGCTGCCCCCGGTCACCGCCCCGCCGCCCGCCCACACCGAGGCGGTCGCCGCCGCGGACTTCCTCGGCCGGCTGCCGGGCGGCTGCTGCACCCTCGACATGCACGGCAGGATCACCTTCCTCACGGAGACCGGCGCCGAACTGGTCGGCGGGCGCGTGGAGGATCTGGTGGGGACGCTCCCGTGGGAGTCGCTGCGCTGGATGGCCGATCCGCTGTTCGAGGACCAGTACCGGGGCGCGATGATCAGCCGGGAGCCGATGTCCTTCGTGGCCCTGCGGCCGCCGGACCAGTGGCTGTCGTTCCGGCTGTACCCGGACGCCTCCGGCATCAGCGTGTACATCACACCCGTCAGCGGGCCGCACGCCCCGGCGCTCCCCACGGCCACGGGAGCCGCCGCATCGCCGAGCGCCCCGGGACGCGCCGTCGCGCTCTACCACCTGATGCACCTGGCCGCGACGCTCACGGAGGCCGTGGGCATCCAGGACGTGGTCGAACTGATCGCCGAACAGCTGGTGCCCGCGTTCCGCATCCAGGCGCTCGCCGTACTGACCGTGGCGGAGGGGCGGCTGCGCATCGAGGGCCACCGGGGCTTCGGCGACGAGCTGATGGAGTGCTTCGAGGGCGCGCCCCTGACGTCCGGCGCCCCCGTGGCACAGGTGCTCAACACCGGCGTGCCCGCCTTCTACCGGACCTTCGACGAGTTCCGGCGCGCCTTCCGGCCCGCGTCCCTCCAGGAGGGCCTGGCCGCGTGCGCCTTCCTGCCGCTGTTCGCCTCCGGGCGCCCGGTCGGCACGCTGGTGTTCGGCTACGACCGCACGCGCCCCTTCGAGCCGGAGGAACGGGCCCTCCTCACCTCGATCGCCGGGCTCATCGCCCAGGCCCTGGACCGGGCCCGCCTGTACGACACCAAGGAGCAGCTGGCCCACAGTCTCCAAGCCCATCTGCTCCCCCACACGCTCCCCCGGATCGGCGGGCTCGACGTGGCCGCCCGCTATCTGCCCGCCACCCGGGGCATGGGCATCGGCGGCGACTTCTACGACGTGATCCCGCTCGACGCCACCACGGCCGCCGCGGCCATCGGTGACGTACAGGGCCACAATGTGACGGCCGCCGCCCTGATGGGCCAGGTGCGCACGGCGGTGCACGCCTCGGCCGGCGCGCCGCCCGCCGAGGTCCTGGCGCGCACCAACCGGCTGCTCGCCGACCTCGACGCCGACCTGTTCACCAGCTGCCTCTACGTCCATCTGGACCTGGCGGGCCACCGCGCCCTGCTGGCCACCGCCGGTCACCCACCGCCGCTGCTGCGCCATCCCGGCGGGGAGACGGAGGTGCTGCGGCTGCCGCCCGGGCTGCTGCTCGGGGTCGACCGGGACGCCCGCTACCCGACGACCGAGATCCCGCTGCCGCCGGGCGCCGCGCTCGCGCTGTACACGGACGGGCTCGTGGAGGTGCCGGGCGCCGATATCGACCGGTCGACGGCGGCGCTCGCCGAGCAGTTCGGCCTGAACACCGGCCGCCCGATGGAGGCCGTCGCCGACAGCCTCGTCCGGTACGCGAAGGAGGTCACGCCGGGCAGCGACGACATCGCGCTGCTCCTCATCGAGGCGCTGAGGGGCGAGGGCGGCTGA